One window of Bacillus sp. FJAT-45350 genomic DNA carries:
- a CDS encoding L,D-transpeptidase family protein — MKWFLVCILMIANFTFVAPNEAQGSQTGQLIIINKSINQLAFFEAGELVRVFDVGTGRTDELTPEGTFPIVNKIKNRPYYKEGIRGGDPANPLGDRWLGLDARGTYGTTYAIHGNNNPSSIGKYVSAGCVRMYNDEVKWLFDRVRLHTNVIILKSQKSFEEIARANGYSMLEPIKVKVNNKELALPQEPIVRNGRILVPIRGIFEELGATVSWNPSNQTVHAWNQTTNVSLGIGDRKATVNGKIVSLDVPAITQSGRTLVPVRFISESLGASVSWSGEKRLLTINHTPKVVEPKKEIATVKVNGENYKFATDPFLENGTVMVPMRGIFEALGVPLGWDGATQTIRAINEDINIQLKVGSSKAIINDTEVHLSQPAKNVNGSVVVPARFISESLGAAVQWDSEKKEVNIVK, encoded by the coding sequence ATGAAATGGTTTCTAGTATGTATATTAATGATTGCAAATTTTACCTTTGTAGCACCTAATGAAGCGCAGGGGTCCCAAACTGGTCAACTAATCATTATTAATAAATCTATTAATCAACTTGCTTTTTTTGAAGCAGGGGAATTGGTAAGAGTATTTGATGTTGGAACAGGAAGAACAGATGAATTAACACCAGAAGGGACATTCCCCATTGTAAACAAAATTAAAAACCGTCCTTATTATAAAGAAGGTATTCGAGGCGGTGACCCTGCGAACCCTTTAGGAGATCGCTGGCTAGGACTTGATGCAAGAGGAACTTATGGAACGACTTATGCTATCCATGGAAACAACAACCCAAGCTCGATAGGAAAGTATGTAAGTGCAGGCTGTGTGCGTATGTATAATGATGAAGTTAAATGGTTATTTGACCGGGTACGACTTCATACGAATGTCATCATCTTAAAATCTCAGAAGTCCTTTGAAGAGATTGCTAGAGCTAATGGTTATTCTATGCTAGAGCCGATTAAGGTAAAGGTAAACAATAAGGAGTTGGCATTACCTCAAGAGCCTATCGTAAGAAATGGTAGAATTCTTGTTCCAATTCGGGGGATCTTTGAAGAATTAGGGGCGACTGTTAGTTGGAATCCAAGTAATCAAACCGTTCATGCTTGGAATCAAACGACAAATGTTTCTTTAGGAATAGGAGATAGGAAGGCAACCGTAAATGGGAAAATAGTCAGTTTAGATGTACCTGCTATAACACAGTCAGGACGTACTCTTGTTCCGGTTCGTTTCATAAGTGAGTCATTAGGAGCTAGTGTAAGCTGGAGTGGGGAGAAACGTTTACTAACAATTAACCATACCCCTAAAGTAGTTGAACCGAAGAAAGAAATAGCGACAGTGAAAGTGAATGGAGAGAATTATAAATTTGCAACAGATCCTTTCCTAGAAAACGGAACTGTAATGGTTCCAATGAGGGGAATTTTTGAAGCGTTAGGTGTTCCTCTAGGTTGGGATGGTGCAACACAAACAATACGTGCGATTAATGAGGATATAAACATTCAATTAAAAGTAGGTAGTTCAAAAGCGATAATAAATGATACTGAGGTTCATTTAAGTCAACCAGCTAAAAACGTCAATGGATCTGTAGTTGTTCCAGCTCGTTTTATAAGTGAATCATTAGGAGCGGCTGTTCAATGGGATTCAGAGAAGAAAGAAGTAAATATAGTTAAATAG
- a CDS encoding stalk domain-containing protein: MKITKWIWIVSCLLLLFLTFPQNSSEAKEIQVYVDSVQQHYDQHPMIMNGYTMVPFRAIFEAFNAKVEWNSAERKVVAETENQQIILPIHSSTAIIDDNLATLEQPAILINERTLVPLRFVSESLGAYVSWNSETQTINIETSHEKVKSEEKQQVQTKLSVNNLSIGDNEEEVTKRLGMPHTQVTSTYGFQWDIYHEEYKNYVQIGMKNNQVIAIYTSADLFKNSYGIKVGETTDKEVLEILGEPKKSITKGNTNFVFDSKGEWALYLLDDSYITFFYDQLQGGRLQAVQLINRPLEESFKAFYATGTSELRVGYERQLFELTNVTRVRKGISPLNWSEEMSYTARKHSQDMAKYNYFSHVNTKGDTPFERMKEDGFTFRVAGENLAMGQTSAIFALHALMNSEGHSKNILHEQFEELGVGVAFSKDIPYFTQKFFSAE; the protein is encoded by the coding sequence ATGAAAATAACTAAGTGGATTTGGATAGTTTCTTGTTTGCTATTACTATTCCTCACCTTTCCTCAAAATTCTAGTGAGGCAAAGGAAATACAAGTATATGTAGATTCTGTTCAACAACACTATGATCAACATCCTATGATTATGAATGGTTATACAATGGTTCCATTTCGAGCCATTTTTGAAGCTTTCAATGCCAAAGTAGAATGGAATTCTGCTGAAAGAAAAGTAGTTGCGGAAACTGAAAACCAACAAATTATCCTACCGATTCATTCCAGTACAGCCATAATTGACGACAACCTTGCAACGTTGGAGCAACCGGCTATATTGATAAACGAAAGAACGCTTGTGCCATTAAGGTTTGTTTCTGAATCTCTAGGTGCATATGTTAGTTGGAATAGTGAAACCCAAACAATTAATATTGAAACAAGTCATGAAAAGGTAAAGAGTGAGGAAAAACAACAAGTACAAACTAAGCTCTCAGTAAACAATCTATCAATTGGTGACAATGAAGAAGAAGTAACCAAACGTCTAGGAATGCCTCATACACAAGTCACTAGTACATACGGATTTCAATGGGATATCTATCATGAAGAATATAAGAACTATGTACAAATAGGGATGAAAAATAACCAAGTAATAGCTATATATACAAGCGCGGATTTATTTAAGAACTCGTATGGAATAAAAGTTGGTGAAACGACAGATAAAGAAGTATTAGAAATACTAGGGGAGCCAAAGAAATCGATTACAAAAGGAAATACCAACTTTGTATTTGATTCAAAAGGAGAATGGGCTCTCTACTTACTTGACGACAGTTATATTACATTTTTCTATGACCAATTACAAGGTGGCCGACTACAGGCGGTTCAGCTGATTAATAGACCATTAGAAGAATCGTTCAAAGCTTTTTATGCTACAGGAACTAGTGAATTACGAGTAGGCTATGAGCGGCAATTGTTTGAACTAACAAATGTAACTAGAGTAAGGAAAGGAATCTCTCCTCTTAATTGGAGTGAAGAGATGAGTTATACAGCTAGAAAGCATAGTCAGGATATGGCGAAATACAATTATTTTTCACATGTAAATACAAAAGGTGATACGCCATTTGAGAGAATGAAAGAGGATGGATTTACCTTTCGAGTAGCAGGAGAAAACCTTGCTATGGGCCAGACTAGTGCTATCTTTGCTTTACATGCATTAATGAATTCAGAAGGACATTCAAAAAACATTTTACACGAACAATTTGAAGAGTTAGGAGTTGGAGTTGCTTTTTCTAAGGATATTCCTTATTTCACTCAGAAATTTTTTAGTGCAGAATAA
- a CDS encoding accessory Sec system S-layer assembly protein: MLSFFKRKHSDDELKRTGEDSSFSADDIVEDGDGEVNKIVETSLSLHPSWTVQKEEVYVYQFLNNDCPPLKQNQVGISGIEWSYEEDKGLYRISAFIRNSSNKTIAFETKTLVLLNQENKVLARKQLNLSNIGEIPPKTSRPWHFYFEEEDLLVEEIPKEGWKLAFEFKNISKKHMLDLSKEWEEQLHPDDKENLHKLVEQLRPLQPGEVNLFGVDAKQDPQGMIHVVALLRNGSEENIRIDKVPLIFKDATGSVVANGEFHLKDFTVKPNTSKPWRCIFQAPIKKKLDLTTWEIQLPQ, from the coding sequence ATGCTATCCTTTTTTAAAAGAAAACATAGCGACGATGAATTAAAACGAACTGGAGAGGACAGTAGCTTCTCTGCAGACGATATTGTTGAAGACGGTGATGGTGAAGTAAATAAAATAGTAGAAACTAGTTTATCCTTGCATCCAAGCTGGACTGTTCAAAAAGAAGAAGTATATGTTTATCAGTTCTTAAATAATGATTGTCCGCCACTTAAACAAAACCAAGTTGGTATATCTGGTATCGAATGGAGTTACGAGGAAGACAAAGGCTTATACCGTATTTCTGCATTTATCCGAAATAGTTCAAATAAAACTATTGCATTTGAAACAAAAACGCTAGTACTTCTTAATCAAGAAAATAAAGTACTAGCACGTAAACAGCTAAATTTATCTAATATCGGTGAAATACCTCCAAAGACAAGTCGTCCTTGGCACTTTTACTTTGAAGAAGAAGACCTTCTAGTTGAAGAAATACCAAAAGAGGGGTGGAAACTTGCATTCGAATTCAAAAATATTTCGAAAAAGCATATGCTTGATTTGTCAAAAGAGTGGGAAGAACAGCTTCACCCTGACGACAAGGAAAATCTTCATAAACTAGTCGAACAACTCCGCCCATTACAACCTGGTGAAGTAAATTTGTTCGGTGTCGATGCTAAACAAGACCCTCAGGGTATGATTCATGTTGTAGCCTTATTGAGAAATGGTAGTGAAGAAAACATACGTATTGATAAAGTACCTCTTATTTTCAAAGATGCAACAGGTTCTGTCGTTGCGAATGGTGAATTCCATTTGAAAGACTTCACTGTAAAGCCAAACACAAGTAAACCATGGAGATGCATCTTCCAAGCACCGATAAAAAAGAAACTTGACCTTACAACTTGGGAAATCCAGTTACCACAATAA
- the nagZ gene encoding beta-N-acetylhexosaminidase: MTNKIKFIAFCLLALCLISTSPKIVDGSITFSDIENVSWAEDSIYYLVNRGTVAGYGQGRFGPNDEITRGQAVAYLTRELGKSKEKGIISFHDVGANHYFASDIANAVAKQIIGGYPDGTFRPNDPITRAETASILTRAYELEAGNKPLNLSDLESAKWAKDSLHLMASNGLIGGYTDGTFRPNQNVTRAEFASFLTRIIQFQRNSAIQASDIEKLMSYMTLEEKVGQMLMPDIRMYGGKNTTRMNPGTSKLVRDHYLGGIILFDKNIENTTQMATFTNELQKEVGDIPLFISMDQEGGAVTRLSEATHLPGNMALGATRSAQLSYEAGRVLGAELKALGVNLNFAPVLDVNNNPENPIIGIRSFGENPQLVGELGTNVMRGIQDEGVIATVKHFPGHGDTSVDSHLGLPVLNHSLERLRQVELLPFKQAFQHGVDMVMTAHITFPSIDDTIVVSKKDGSNVTLPATLSKKMLTDILRKDLQYNGVVVTDAFTMKAIADHFGEEEAVIKAIIAGADIILMPQDTPKAFQAIVESVKKGALSSDQIDESVERILTLKMDKGLFQQNRSSDKATEVVGSTKHKKVATKIAESSTTLVRNEMNSFPYTLKDGDHILIAAPLKEQAEKIKHSVTNFAQERGLSVTVTSRIHKELSQQSLSESDIVLLATYHYKDTLHTDVQKIRDTILSAEQQDTPYVVLSLGNPYDLLLFENAKTQIATYGDQEVNIHSAIQVVFGQLYPKGVLPVTLQQENNFDIIDILSNSK, encoded by the coding sequence ATGACTAATAAAATTAAATTCATTGCTTTTTGTTTACTTGCACTTTGCTTGATAAGCACTTCTCCAAAGATAGTGGATGGAAGCATTACATTTTCAGACATAGAGAATGTGTCTTGGGCTGAGGATAGTATTTACTATCTTGTAAACAGAGGAACAGTGGCAGGCTATGGACAAGGAAGGTTTGGTCCGAATGACGAGATTACGAGAGGGCAAGCGGTTGCTTATTTAACACGTGAGCTTGGGAAAAGTAAAGAGAAAGGGATTATTTCTTTTCATGATGTAGGTGCAAATCACTATTTTGCTAGTGATATTGCTAATGCGGTAGCTAAGCAAATAATAGGTGGATACCCTGATGGAACATTTAGACCTAATGATCCAATCACTCGAGCTGAAACAGCCTCTATTTTAACGAGAGCGTATGAATTAGAAGCAGGTAACAAACCTTTAAATCTATCGGATTTAGAAAGTGCGAAGTGGGCAAAAGACTCATTACATCTAATGGCTTCTAATGGGTTGATTGGTGGGTATACTGACGGCACGTTTCGTCCAAATCAAAATGTAACTAGAGCAGAGTTTGCTTCATTTTTAACACGTATAATTCAGTTCCAAAGAAACTCAGCTATTCAAGCCAGTGATATCGAAAAGTTAATGTCTTACATGACTCTAGAGGAAAAAGTTGGTCAAATGCTCATGCCTGATATTCGTATGTATGGTGGAAAGAATACGACGAGAATGAATCCAGGTACTAGTAAGCTAGTACGTGATCACTATTTGGGCGGGATTATTTTATTTGATAAAAACATTGAAAACACAACTCAAATGGCTACATTTACTAACGAGCTTCAGAAGGAAGTAGGGGATATTCCTTTATTTATTTCCATGGACCAGGAGGGTGGAGCGGTCACGAGGTTATCAGAAGCTACGCATTTACCAGGAAATATGGCGTTAGGTGCCACTCGTTCAGCTCAGCTATCCTATGAAGCAGGTCGTGTGCTTGGAGCGGAGCTAAAGGCACTAGGTGTGAACCTAAATTTCGCTCCCGTACTTGATGTAAATAACAACCCAGAAAATCCGATTATTGGCATCCGTTCGTTTGGTGAGAATCCACAACTTGTTGGAGAACTCGGGACAAATGTAATGCGAGGTATCCAGGATGAAGGTGTGATAGCGACAGTTAAACATTTTCCAGGTCACGGGGATACGTCAGTCGATTCTCACCTTGGCTTACCAGTCCTGAATCATTCATTAGAACGTCTTCGGCAGGTGGAGCTACTTCCATTCAAACAAGCGTTTCAGCATGGGGTAGATATGGTCATGACAGCTCATATTACATTTCCTTCAATAGATGATACGATTGTTGTATCAAAAAAGGACGGATCAAATGTAACGCTTCCAGCAACACTCTCTAAGAAAATGTTAACGGATATATTAAGGAAGGATTTACAGTATAACGGAGTTGTTGTAACCGATGCATTTACTATGAAAGCAATTGCGGATCATTTCGGAGAAGAGGAAGCAGTAATCAAAGCGATTATTGCAGGCGCGGATATTATTTTAATGCCACAAGATACGCCTAAAGCATTTCAGGCGATTGTTGAATCAGTGAAAAAAGGAGCGTTATCTAGTGATCAAATCGACGAATCTGTTGAAAGAATTTTGACATTGAAAATGGATAAAGGCCTCTTCCAACAAAACCGCTCTAGCGATAAGGCTACTGAAGTGGTTGGATCAACTAAACATAAGAAAGTTGCTACAAAAATCGCAGAAAGCTCTACAACGCTAGTACGAAATGAGATGAATTCCTTTCCTTATACTTTAAAAGATGGTGATCATATATTAATCGCCGCACCTTTAAAAGAACAAGCAGAGAAAATTAAACATTCGGTCACTAATTTTGCGCAAGAGCGTGGACTTTCAGTTACAGTAACAAGCCGTATTCATAAAGAACTATCCCAACAATCTCTGAGTGAGTCAGATATCGTTTTGCTAGCAACTTATCATTATAAGGATACTTTGCATACCGATGTTCAGAAGATTCGAGATACCATTCTCTCGGCAGAACAACAAGACACTCCATATGTCGTCTTATCCTTAGGGAATCCGTATGATTTATTACTGTTCGAAAATGCCAAGACACAAATAGCAACCTATGGAGATCAAGAAGTTAATATTCACTCTGCCATTCAAGTTGTGTTTGGTCAGTTATATCCAAAGGGAGTACTTCCAGTAACATTACAACAAGAAAACAATTTTGATATTATTGACATTTTATCTAATAGCAAATAA
- a CDS encoding stalk domain-containing protein yields the protein MRNWLTLLTFLTTLLVLTTTNAEASGEKRVTILLNTTQIYEGEKLLHSREPHVVRNGVTYVSMRSVAQLFGFTISYNEVTRQAIMQNSSMDIRFVANQTSYQYNGSSANLKHGMPYIERGTLMLPLRVVAEHANANIVPKLAEQKVDLVVRSGQSKEQVSTIEANFETDKAFYKMGETIQYRDMSKNGGTSIIRHTWSNREPAFFQPGRQTITLEIENNRGEISQTSRTITINDEVLYTKDQYLMKHSPIGDKISIDRHSVLTYPVIAKEIEEVEHYLVRSNSPEKIHREGVFYQDTAEGDVRLFIHHENAREENTNLYVIARHRGNQPVLVTQKGLGIGGPNQYVSFAGKSATTRYLQSLSSGQENQFVIQPGEAVVLLPQLSSVPIRKGQTVTAIADFYTPVPMEYQIIALDSNNKLADTLPFLRGVNPLRDGIHIRGSFPKGNKKVTVKETLGIEMGRLIIADGGVDSFVTGTDIMTKTDERNLGNFGVVYTIQLEKVAPNTTILLNPRGGQYAGSFIVNGKVVGTPEQGILEGPTEAVPLYRTGSREERVELKFMPPAGSNLPINLLFIPQNN from the coding sequence GTGCGTAATTGGCTGACGTTATTAACTTTCTTAACAACATTACTAGTGTTAACAACTACTAATGCAGAGGCTAGCGGAGAAAAACGAGTAACAATTTTATTAAATACTACCCAAATCTATGAAGGTGAGAAACTACTACATAGTAGGGAGCCTCATGTTGTTAGAAATGGTGTAACTTATGTATCTATGCGTTCTGTTGCACAATTATTTGGATTTACGATTTCATATAATGAGGTAACTAGACAAGCAATTATGCAGAATTCGAGTATGGATATTCGATTTGTAGCGAATCAAACGTCTTATCAGTATAATGGCTCAAGTGCGAACTTAAAGCATGGTATGCCATATATTGAAAGGGGAACGCTAATGTTGCCATTACGTGTGGTCGCTGAGCATGCAAATGCGAATATTGTACCGAAGCTAGCAGAACAGAAGGTCGATTTAGTAGTCAGATCAGGACAATCAAAAGAGCAAGTATCAACAATAGAAGCAAATTTTGAAACAGACAAAGCTTTCTATAAAATGGGAGAGACGATTCAGTACCGTGACATGAGCAAGAACGGTGGTACATCGATTATTCGTCATACATGGTCAAATCGTGAACCGGCATTTTTTCAACCGGGTAGACAAACAATCACTCTCGAAATTGAAAATAATCGTGGCGAAATAAGTCAAACTTCCCGTACGATTACGATAAACGATGAAGTGTTATATACGAAGGACCAATATCTAATGAAGCATTCACCTATTGGTGATAAGATTTCAATTGATCGTCATAGTGTGCTAACCTACCCAGTTATCGCAAAAGAGATAGAGGAAGTTGAGCATTATTTAGTTAGAAGCAATAGTCCAGAAAAGATTCATCGTGAAGGGGTTTTCTATCAGGATACTGCTGAAGGAGATGTACGTCTCTTTATTCACCATGAAAACGCTCGAGAAGAAAATACTAATTTATATGTCATTGCAAGACATAGAGGAAACCAACCCGTCCTTGTTACTCAAAAAGGTCTTGGGATTGGTGGGCCAAACCAGTATGTATCATTTGCTGGGAAAAGTGCAACGACTAGATATTTGCAATCGCTAAGTTCAGGTCAAGAGAATCAATTTGTCATTCAACCAGGGGAAGCTGTTGTCCTTCTCCCGCAGTTGAGTTCGGTACCTATCAGAAAAGGGCAAACAGTAACGGCAATCGCTGATTTTTATACGCCGGTGCCAATGGAATATCAGATAATTGCCCTTGATAGTAATAATAAATTGGCTGATACGTTACCATTTTTAAGAGGGGTCAATCCATTAAGGGATGGAATCCATATTCGTGGATCATTTCCTAAAGGAAACAAAAAAGTAACAGTGAAAGAGACTCTTGGCATTGAGATGGGACGTCTAATCATTGCTGATGGAGGAGTAGATTCCTTTGTTACTGGCACTGATATAATGACGAAAACAGATGAAAGAAACCTAGGTAATTTTGGTGTAGTTTATACAATTCAACTTGAAAAAGTGGCACCAAATACAACTATATTATTAAATCCACGAGGAGGCCAATATGCTGGCTCCTTCATAGTGAATGGGAAAGTGGTAGGTACTCCAGAGCAAGGTATCCTTGAAGGGCCTACTGAAGCGGTTCCTTTATATCGTACTGGTTCACGTGAAGAGCGTGTAGAGTTGAAATTCATGCCTCCAGCGGGTAGTAACTTACCTATTAATCTATTATTTATTCCTCAAAATAACTAA
- a CDS encoding TolC family protein: protein MKKYKKTSIVAVALIAGAIAVTPVVSFAQQIYERLSIQEAAKIMKENDLQTEITMQDDELGNMRAAFRRSGNYPSNNSNANSWTATFRQNIEPAEREFQDAMEDFQDLNSELSREMSSYQQLYNYWLVAQNKELEEENFKQATRDLENTRARKAQGVASEMDVIQAEMAFNTAKASFEEAKNSHSMLKYQINQKLEQPITQDILITVPNITYLSSNELQVNALTEELFNNHPYLKGNKILLTAFEVTHNIVTADNYTPQFESLPIYIEREVDYYNLSLRQQKNQLEMLVYNYVDELKRLEEAIRLYEQNANHGERTYQMAERQFEQGLSTFSELESARINMLGSNLQLVAAKKDYMETKQELLLLKQGYMPGGA, encoded by the coding sequence ATGAAAAAATATAAGAAAACCTCCATTGTTGCGGTGGCCTTAATCGCCGGTGCAATTGCGGTTACACCAGTAGTTTCTTTCGCGCAGCAAATATATGAGCGTTTATCAATTCAAGAGGCAGCTAAGATAATGAAAGAAAATGATTTGCAAACTGAAATAACTATGCAGGATGATGAATTGGGAAATATGAGGGCGGCTTTTAGAAGATCAGGTAATTATCCTTCTAACAATAGCAATGCAAATTCATGGACAGCAACCTTTCGTCAGAATATAGAGCCTGCTGAAAGAGAATTCCAAGATGCGATGGAGGACTTTCAAGATCTAAATAGTGAATTAAGTCGTGAAATGTCATCTTATCAACAATTATATAATTATTGGCTCGTTGCACAAAACAAAGAATTAGAGGAAGAAAATTTTAAACAAGCTACTAGAGATTTAGAAAATACAAGAGCGAGAAAAGCGCAGGGTGTTGCCTCTGAGATGGACGTCATTCAAGCAGAAATGGCTTTTAATACTGCAAAGGCTTCTTTTGAGGAAGCAAAAAATAGTCATTCCATGTTGAAATATCAAATTAATCAAAAGTTGGAACAACCAATCACTCAAGATATTTTGATTACAGTCCCTAATATTACCTATTTATCTTCTAATGAACTTCAAGTAAATGCTCTGACAGAAGAATTATTTAATAACCATCCATATTTAAAAGGTAATAAGATTTTATTGACTGCTTTTGAAGTAACGCATAATATAGTTACTGCAGATAATTACACGCCTCAATTCGAAAGCTTACCAATCTATATTGAGCGTGAGGTTGATTACTATAATCTTAGCTTACGTCAACAAAAGAATCAGCTTGAAATGCTAGTGTATAACTATGTAGATGAATTAAAACGTCTTGAAGAGGCAATTCGCTTATATGAACAGAATGCTAATCATGGAGAAAGGACCTATCAAATGGCAGAAAGACAATTTGAGCAGGGTCTATCGACATTTTCTGAATTAGAGAGTGCACGTATTAATATGTTAGGATCGAACCTTCAGTTAGTAGCTGCCAAGAAAGACTATATGGAAACAAAACAAGAACTGCTTTTATTGAAACAAGGATATATGCCAGGTGGGGCGTAA